One Drosophila santomea strain STO CAGO 1482 chromosome X, Prin_Dsan_1.1, whole genome shotgun sequence DNA segment encodes these proteins:
- the LOC120455885 gene encoding uncharacterized protein LOC120455885 codes for MAKDQEGHTCQPSAPESTEDQKREQRARLIKALSRFKPRDASPLQFYNCVRELCIMHNCSIDEGLERAALTWPGLSMRQRELYDSQRHAELPIPVPRHLIYRAFQKESKGLWSLGRSSVGGGKQSTRYTLESYKPPPKPSRLRRQLNERRPKYDNLLDLPPKVAAMRVPPEPNRKFSRVSPASGRRIRNFTPPAVRRVRSIRQILSMASVDMKKSARMRNPGKCNRNKKTDATETAGKLQPDKLASGVNKLSKKKAIKRKGVASKAKRLAKAEDLQTSHNWDEAIGCVRRRLMMHKPLKSRS; via the exons ATGGCCAAGGACCAGGAAGGACACACTTGTCAACCATCCGCCCCGGAGTCCACGGAGGATCAGAAACGGGAGCAGCGTGCTCGTCTTATCAAGGCATTGAGCCGCTTCAAGCCACGCGATGCGAGTCCGCTGCAGTTCTACAACTGTGTCCGCGAACTGTGCATCATGCACAATTGCAGCATCGATGAGGGGCTCGAACGAGCGGCGTTAACTTGGCCAGGACTTAGTATGCGCCAGCGGGAGCTATACGATTCG CAACGTCATGCAGAACTGCCTATTCCCGTGCCACGTCACCTCATCTACCGCGCCTTCCAGAAGGAGAGCAAGGGTCTCTGGTCCCTGGGCCGCTCCTCGGTGGGTGGCGGCAAGCAGAGCACCCGCTATACCCTGGAATCCTACAAGCCGCCACCCAAGCCGTCACGCCTCAGAAGGCAGCTGAATGAACGGCGCCCCAAGTACGATAATCTATTGGATTTGCCACCGAAAGTGGCAGCTATGCGCGTGCCGCCGGAGCCGAATCGCAAATTTTCCAGGGTATCACCAGCTTCCGGTCGCCGGATACGAAATTTTACGCCACCGGCCGTTAGGCGTGTCCGATCCATCCGGCAAATTCTATCGATGGCCAGTGTGGATATGAAGAAGAGCGCACGGATGCGCAATCCGGGCAAATGCAATCGAAACAAGAAAACTGATGCCACGGAAACCGCGGGCAAATTGCAACCGGATAAACTGGCATCTGGCGTTAATAAGCTGTCGAAGAAGAAGGCGATCAAACGCAAGGGTGTCGCATCCAAGGCAAAGCGATTGGCCAAGGCTGAGGATCTGCAGACGTCGCACAACTGGGATGAGGCCATCGGATGCGTTCGTCGGCGTCTCATGATGCACAAGCCTTTGAAGTCCAGATCCTAA